The genomic segment AGAGGGCAAAGAACTAAGAATAATTGCCGAACTCGTAAAGGTAAACGTAAAACAGTGGCTAACAAGAAAAAAGCTACTAAATAATAAATAAATATCTAGATAGATAAATTATATGGCTCAACAACAACAAGCAGGCAAAAGAAAGGATAAAGCCAAAAAGAGAGTAGTAGTTGTAGAATCTACAGGTCAGGCTCATATTAAGGCTAGCTTTAACAACATCATTATTTCCATCACTAACAATGCAGGTCAAGTAATCTCTTGGGCTTCTGCAGGAAAAATGGGTTTTAAAGGTTCTAAAAAGAATACTCCTTATGCTGCCCAAGTAGCTGCTCAGAATTGTGCCCAGGTAGCATTTGATTTAGGATTAAGAAAGGTAGAAGTTTTCGTTAAAGGACCTGGTTCTGGAAGAGAATCTGCAATCAGAACTATTCAAAATGCTGGTATCGAGGTATCGATTATTAAAGATGTAACTCCTCTACCGCATAATGGATGCAGACCTCCAAAGAAGAGAAGAGTTTAATTACAGTCTAAAGGTTAATTCCTTTTACTTTTAAGTATTTAAAATAAATAATTGTTCAGAAATGGCAAGATATACAGGCCCGAAAACAAAAATTTCAAGAAAATTCGGAGAACCGATCTTAGGAGCGAGTAAGGCATTACAAAAGAAGAGCTATCCTCCTGGCATGCACGGTAGAGGAAGAAGAAAAAAGCAATCTGAGTATGCTGTTCAGCTTGCTGCTAAGCAAAAAGCAAAGTATACTTATGGTGTATTGGAGAGACAATTTTCTAATACATTTGATAAAGCTGCCAGAATGGGTGGTGTTACTGGTGAGAACCTACTTAAGCTTCTTGAATCAAGGCTTGATAATGTTATCTATAGATTGGGGATTGCCCCATCAAGAAGAGCAGCTAGGCAGTTGGTATTGCACCATCACATAATTGTTAACGGAGATGTTGTTAACATTCCGAGTTTCTCTGTGAAACCTGGTGATATAGTAGCTGTTAGAGAGAAATCAAAATCTTTAGAAGTCATAACTGCAAGTCTATCTGCTAAAGGTGGAAAAAAGTTTGCATGGTTTGAGTGGGATAGCAATTCAATGACTGGTAAGTATATAAACTATCCTCAAAGAGAGGAAATACCTGAGAATATTCAGGAACAGCTTATAGTCGAGCTTTATTCCAAATAATATATTGTTTTATATTTTCTTTTTATCGGATCCAAAAGAAATAACGGAATATGTCAATATTAGCATTTCAAATGCCTGAGAAGGTTGTAATGGAAAAAGCAGACGATTTTCATGGTCTGTTTGAATTTAAACCTCTCGAAAAGGGCTATGGAGTAACGATAGGTAACGCTCTTAGAAGAATTTTGCTTTCTTCTTTGGAGGGTTATGCTGTAACAGGAATTAAAATTCCAGGAGTTCTTCATGAGTTTTCTACAATAGAAGGTGTAATGGAAGATGTATCAGAAATTATCTTAAATCTTAAAATGGTAAGATTTAAAAAGATTGCTGATACAAATGAAAGTAAAATTGTAGTTTCCCTAAAGAAGCAAGAAGTTTTTAAAGCTGGAGATATAGGTAAATTTACTTCATCATTTCAGATTTTAAATCCTGAGCATGTAATATGCCATCTTGATAATTCTGTTAGTATGGATGTTGAACTTACTCTTGAGAAAGGTAGAGGATACGTTCCGGCAGAAGAAAATAAGCCAGCTGAACAAGTGTTTGGTTTTATTCCAATTGATGCAATTTTTACGCCTATAAAAAATGTCAAGTATAGCGTAGAGAATACAAGGGTTGAACAAAAGACTGACTATGAGAAATTGATTCTTGATATCGAGACCGATGGCTCTATTCATCCAGAAGATGCATTAAAAGGTGCTGCCAATATTCTTATTAAGCACTTCATGTTGTTCTCTGATCAAACTATGACTTTTGAAACGGCAAAGCCGGACGAAGAAGAGACTGTAGACGAGGAGCTATTGCACATGAGGAAATTATTAAAGACACCAATTTCTGAGTTAGATTTGTCAGTAAGGGCTTATAATTGTCTTAAAGCAGCAGATATTAAATCTCTAGGAGATTTAGCAGCTTTAGATATTTCAGATATGATGAAATTTAGAAATTTCGGTAAAAAATCATTAGCTGAATTAGAAGCTTTAATTGCCGATAAAAACCTAACATTTGGGATGGATTTGGCTAAGTATAAACTTGATGAAGATTAATTACAATGCGACACGGTAAAAAAGATAACCATTTGGGGAGAACCCATAGTCATAGAAAGGCTTTACTTTCAAATCTAGCCTCTTCTCTAATTATTAGTAAAAGAATTTCAACTACAGTTGCAAAAGCTAAAGCTTTGAGAAAGTATGTTGAGCCTCTAATTACAAAAGCAAAAGATGATACTACACATTCTAGAAGGGTTGTGTTTTC from the Sporocytophaga myxococcoides genome contains:
- the rpsD gene encoding 30S ribosomal protein S4, coding for MARYTGPKTKISRKFGEPILGASKALQKKSYPPGMHGRGRRKKQSEYAVQLAAKQKAKYTYGVLERQFSNTFDKAARMGGVTGENLLKLLESRLDNVIYRLGIAPSRRAARQLVLHHHIIVNGDVVNIPSFSVKPGDIVAVREKSKSLEVITASLSAKGGKKFAWFEWDSNSMTGKYINYPQREEIPENIQEQLIVELYSK
- the rpsK gene encoding 30S ribosomal protein S11, which gives rise to MAQQQQAGKRKDKAKKRVVVVESTGQAHIKASFNNIIISITNNAGQVISWASAGKMGFKGSKKNTPYAAQVAAQNCAQVAFDLGLRKVEVFVKGPGSGRESAIRTIQNAGIEVSIIKDVTPLPHNGCRPPKKRRV
- a CDS encoding DNA-directed RNA polymerase subunit alpha, which produces MSILAFQMPEKVVMEKADDFHGLFEFKPLEKGYGVTIGNALRRILLSSLEGYAVTGIKIPGVLHEFSTIEGVMEDVSEIILNLKMVRFKKIADTNESKIVVSLKKQEVFKAGDIGKFTSSFQILNPEHVICHLDNSVSMDVELTLEKGRGYVPAEENKPAEQVFGFIPIDAIFTPIKNVKYSVENTRVEQKTDYEKLILDIETDGSIHPEDALKGAANILIKHFMLFSDQTMTFETAKPDEEETVDEELLHMRKLLKTPISELDLSVRAYNCLKAADIKSLGDLAALDISDMMKFRNFGKKSLAELEALIADKNLTFGMDLAKYKLDED